A section of the Micromonas commoda chromosome 14, complete sequence genome encodes:
- a CDS encoding predicted protein, with protein sequence MDNPNVEFTRDVAGALKERAEAQSMMAKHASAQREAMQEACLGALRKALPGASAETCLMALETANWDVDRAHAQVKAFMGAAATVAGGGGSGKGRSSRKSKRRRRDDSGSDSDSSSASSSSSSSSSRKKSKKSRKSKKSRKEKKGKKEKKGKKGKRDAKKHGKEATEPEFGARGFIKETDKYDKEGEFRAWLGEVKKLDVESLQKWEEKELFKEYAEDYNTATLPHEKFYHLEKWSREEAARQAREDPTAAAATAAAERESFNDEEERKREIQLERERRDAEYKRETYLRMKSDSGDLENLREQERLKELRKNAYNMGDMETVARVNKILAPDEPT encoded by the coding sequence ATGGATAACCCGAACGTGGAGTTCAcgagggacgtcgccggcgcgctcaaggaacgcgccgaggcgcagtCCATGATGGCCAagcacgcgagcgcgcagaGGGAGGCCATGCAGGAGGCTTGCCTCGGTGCCCTGCGCAAGGCCTTGCCGGGTGCCTCCGCGGAGACGTGCCTGATGGCGTTGGAGACCGCGAACTGGGACGTggaccgcgcgcacgcgcaggTCAAGGCGTtcatgggcgcggcggcgaccgtcgcgggcggcggtggatccGGAAAGGGACGATCGTCGAGAAAGTCCAAGCGAAGGCGAAGGGACGACTCCggctcggactcggactcgagctcggcttcctcgtcgtcctcctcctcatcctcgcgcAAGAAGAGCAAGAAGAGCAGGAAGAGCAAGAAGAGCaggaaggagaagaagggcaagaaggagaagaagggcaagaaggGCAAGAGGGATGCCAAAAAGCACGGAAAGGAGGCGACCGAGCCGGAGTTTGGCGCCAGGGGGTTCATCAAGGAGACCGACAAGTACGACAAGGAGGGCGAGTTCCGAGCGTggctcggcgaggtcaaGAAGCTCGACGTGGAGTCCCTGCAAAAAtgggaggagaaggagctgtTCAAGGAGTATGCCGAGGACTACAACACCGCCACGCTGCCGCACGAAAAATTTTACCATCTGGAAAAGTGGTCGCGCGAGGAAGCCGCTCGGCAGGCTCGGGAggacccgaccgccgccgccgcgaccgccgccgccgagcgggaGAGTTtcaacgacgaggaggagcgcaagCGGGAGATTCAGTTGGAGCGGGAACGAAGGGACGCGGAGTACAAGCGAGAGACGTACCTGCGCATGAAGAGCGATTCGGGCGATTTGGAAAACTTGCGCGAGCAGGAGCGGCTGAAGGAGCTGAGGAAGAATGCGTACAACATGGGGGACATGgagacggtggcgagggtgAACAAGATACTGGCGCCGGACGAGCCGACCTGA
- a CDS encoding predicted protein: MATRIGHLLHRAPGASTPVPDDDDDGANPRGATDADAAPSTPPHGAGRTVQLGDLVVVYEGFNRQKAVTVTEKGCYQNRYGNFHHREWVGKPYGSKVYGKGDAGFVWLLAPTPELWTKVLPHRTQILYLPDISLVCHALELKPGSVVLESGTGSGSLTHSLIRAVAPTGHVYTFEFNRVRAEAASAEIVDHGLADFCTVTHRDIEANGFPGELEDRCDAAFLDLPGPWKCIPSVAKCLRPDGVVCSFSPCIEQVQRCCEALEANGFGDCQTVELLGREYDVEARELQRDLALAQPKLSSRWKREAKEKARRKRKHVDGGDGDGDGDGGGDVQLEPKPVVVAHPRQEAQHHTGYLTFARLSPLVTGEMIDAARAAGGGGTRRRGGGGYDEDELSE, encoded by the coding sequence ATGGCGACCCGCATCGGCCACCTGCTGCATCgcgccccgggcgcgtcgactCCGGTccctgacgacgacgacgacggcgccaatccgcgcggggcgaccgacgcggacgcggcccCGTCCACGCCTCcccacggcgccggccgcACCGTCCAACTCGGCGACCTCGTAGTTGTGTACGAGGGATTCAACCGGCAGAAGgccgtcaccgtcaccgAGAAGGGATGCTACCAGAACAGGTACGGCAACTTCCACCACAGGGAGTGGGTGGGTAAGCCGTACGGGAGTAAAGTGTACGgcaagggcgacgccgggttcGTCTGGCTGCTCGCGCCCACCCCCGAGCTGTGGACCAAGGTGCTGCCCCATCGCACGCAGATCCTCTACCTCCCCGACATCTCGTTAGTGTGCCACGCGTTGGAGCTCAAACCCGGGTCGGTGGTCCTCGAATCCGGCACCGGGTCCGGTTCTCTGACGCACTCGCTCATCCGAGCGGTCGCCCCGACCGGTCACGTGTACACCTTCGAGTTcaaccgcgtccgcgcggaggcggcgagcgcggagatcGTGGACCACGGCCTCGCCGACTTTTGCACGGTGACGCACCGAGACATCGAGGCGAATGGATTCCCTGGCGAGCTGGAGGATCgatgcgacgccgcgttcctcgaccTCCCGGGGCCGTGGAAGTGCATCCCTTCCGTCGCCAAGTGCCTgcgccccgacggcgtcgtgtgCTCCTTCTCGCCGTGCATCGAGCAGGTCCAGCGGTGCTGCGAGGCGCTGGAAGCCAACGGGTTCGGCGACTGCCAAaccgtcgagctcctcgggaGGGAgtacgacgtcgaggcgagggagtTGCAGAGGGAcctcgcgctggcgcagcCCAAGCTGTCGTCGAGGTGgaagcgcgaggcgaaggaAAAGGCGCGGCGAAAGCGCAAGCACGtggacggcggtgacggggatggcgacggggacgggggcggcgatgTGCAACTCGAGCCCAAACCGGTTGTGGTGGCGCACCCGAGGCAGGAGGCGCAGCACCACACGGGGTACCTGACGTTCGCCAGGTTGTCGCCGCTCGTGACGGGGGAGatgatcgacgcggcgagagcggcggggggcggtgggacgaggcggcgggggggcgggggatacgacgaggacgagctgtCGGAGTGA
- a CDS encoding predicted protein, with translation MRFHPDTLQYWPTVYVNEFWLLRDHHVPLNASVAAANLTLTVAPLSLFRWQLYEQMERTFEHQRAMGTQGEGDGDELKRIFLEGNPILLAVTTVVSVFHTVFDMLAFKNDIGFWRHNKSMEGLSARTIIFNAGCQLVIFLYLLDNETSWMVLLSSGLGLIIEGWKITKAMDVSIKPAFPFLQIKDKFGYTKSDTARHDEVAMRYLSYALYPLVGCYAIYSVIYNEHRGWYSFVLNTLVGAVYLFGFITMCPQLYINYKLKSVAHLPWRQMTYKFLNTIIDDLFAFVIKMPTMHRLSVFRDDIVFLIFLYQRRIYRVDKTRVNEFGFSGEAPPDAIDEKKEDEDKEGKKDK, from the coding sequence ATGAGATTCCATCCGGACACCCTGCAGTACTGGCCGACCGTGTACGTGAACGAGTTTTGGCTCCTGAGGGACCACCACGTGCCGCTCAACGCGTCGGTGGCTGCGGCAAACTTGACTCTTACCGTGGCGCCGCTGAGTCTGTTCAGGTGGCAGCTGTACGAGCAGATGGAGCGGACGTTCGAGCATCAGCGCGCGATGGGGACgcagggcgagggcgacggggacgagctCAAGCGCATATTCCTCGAGGGTAACCCGATTTTGCTGGCGGTGACCACCGTCGTGAGCGTGTTTCACACAGTTTTCGACATGCTGGCGTTCAAGAACGACATCGGCTTCTGGCGGCATAACAAGAGCATGGAGGGTCTGAGCGCCCGGACGATCATATTCAACGCGGGATGCCAGCTGGTAATCTTCCTGTACCTGCTGGACAACGAGACGAGCTGGATGGTCCTCCTTAGCAGCGGCCTGGGTCTGATCATTGAGGGGTGGAAGATTACCAAAGCGATGGACGTGTCGATCAAGCCCGCCTTTCCCTTTCTGCAGATCAAGGACAAGTTTGGGTACACCAAGAGCGACACCGCGAGGCACGACGAGGTTGCCATGCGGTACCTCTCTTACGCCCTCTACCCTCTGGTGGGGTGCTACGCGATTTACAGCGTGATTTACAACGAACACCGGGGATGGTACTCGTTCGTTTTGAACACGCTCGTGGGAGCCGTGTACCTGTTCGGTTTCATCACTATGTGTCCTCAGTTATACATCAACTACAAGCTCAAGTCCGTGGCACACCTGCCCTGGAGGCAGATGACCTACAAGTTCCTCAACACCATAATCGACGACCTTTTCGCGTTCGTGATCAAGATGCCAACCATGCACAGGCTGTCGGTGTTCAGAGACGACATTGTTTTCCTCATCTTCCTGTACCAGCGGAGGATCTACAGGGTGGACAAGACCCGCGTGAACGAGTTCGGGTTCAGCGGCGAGGCTCC